From a region of the Catalinimonas alkaloidigena genome:
- the groES gene encoding co-chaperone GroES — protein MSVNIKPLADRVLVKPAAAEEKTASGIIIPDTAKEKPQRGEVVAVGNGKKDEPLTVKVGDTVLYGKYAGTEITVDGSDYLIMRESDVFAIL, from the coding sequence ATGTCAGTAAACATTAAGCCTCTGGCCGACCGGGTTCTTGTGAAACCTGCCGCCGCTGAAGAGAAGACCGCTTCCGGAATCATCATCCCTGACACTGCCAAAGAAAAGCCGCAACGTGGCGAAGTAGTGGCCGTCGGAAACGGTAAAAAAGATGAGCCGCTTACCGTTAAAGTAGGCGATACCGTATTGTACGGGAAATACGCCGGTACGGAGATCACCGTCGATGGTAGCGACTACCTGATCATGCGTGAATCGGACGTATTTGCCATCCTCTAG
- a CDS encoding peptide MFS transporter, with product MASSQQPLSSSSSVSPGTFFGQPKGLFFLFFTEMWERFSYYGMRAILVLFLVSSTTGENPGFGWTELDAYALYGWYTMFVYVASIPGGIIADKFLGQKKTVILGGLLLCLGHGILAVQAPWAFYTGLVLIVLGVGGLKPNISTMVGGLYGRKDGRRDMGFYIFYMGINLGALLAGVIVGTVGERIGWHYGFGLAGIGMVLGQLVFMSGQKHLKEVGNAPDKSAVSNEPNFFLEIFRQRNALLWTAIVALAGVATWVFGGSWAYGLLIIGLSLAVGVFFVFFNESNPVERDQLLVIVLSFVMIIVFWGAFEQAGGLMNVYAQEKTDRMLGSFEVPATWFQSANSMYILIFATIVGSFWAWWGRKGRETSSLFKMAVGIIITAVGFLFMVGAVRQYEAQGASAMYWLMLAYMFHTLGELCLSPVALSFVTKLSPQRYVAFMMGAYFAATGLGNKVAGSLGELSTEAGEYAIFLGIFIFCVIFGLLMIAVLKPLKRLAHGAEDLQPSVVGDNEGYEVEETLHLEGDGETISYDELKRSKK from the coding sequence ATGGCCTCCTCTCAGCAGCCTCTTTCCTCGTCTTCCTCCGTCTCGCCGGGCACCTTTTTCGGACAACCCAAAGGACTTTTTTTCCTCTTTTTCACTGAGATGTGGGAGCGGTTTAGTTATTACGGCATGCGCGCCATTCTGGTGCTGTTTCTGGTGTCCAGCACTACCGGCGAAAATCCCGGTTTCGGCTGGACCGAGTTGGATGCATACGCGTTGTACGGTTGGTACACCATGTTCGTCTACGTGGCCTCTATTCCCGGAGGAATCATCGCAGATAAATTCTTAGGCCAGAAGAAGACCGTCATACTTGGCGGTCTTTTGTTGTGTTTGGGACATGGCATTCTGGCGGTGCAGGCGCCTTGGGCTTTTTACACGGGTCTTGTACTGATCGTTTTGGGGGTCGGCGGCCTGAAGCCCAACATCTCCACGATGGTCGGTGGGCTGTATGGCCGGAAAGACGGTCGTCGCGACATGGGCTTTTATATCTTTTATATGGGGATTAACCTCGGGGCTTTGCTGGCCGGGGTCATTGTCGGAACGGTCGGTGAGCGAATCGGCTGGCATTACGGCTTCGGGCTGGCGGGCATCGGCATGGTGCTGGGGCAACTGGTGTTCATGTCCGGGCAGAAACACCTGAAAGAGGTCGGCAACGCACCGGACAAATCGGCCGTTTCGAACGAGCCTAATTTCTTCCTGGAAATTTTCCGGCAGCGCAACGCCCTACTCTGGACGGCGATCGTGGCGTTGGCGGGCGTGGCTACCTGGGTCTTCGGCGGCTCCTGGGCGTACGGATTGCTGATCATCGGGCTGAGTCTGGCGGTAGGTGTGTTTTTCGTATTTTTCAACGAGTCCAATCCGGTAGAGCGCGACCAGCTCTTGGTCATCGTGCTTTCGTTCGTGATGATCATCGTTTTCTGGGGGGCGTTCGAACAGGCCGGGGGATTGATGAACGTTTACGCACAGGAAAAAACGGATCGGATGCTGGGATCGTTCGAGGTGCCAGCCACCTGGTTCCAGTCGGCCAACTCCATGTACATCTTGATTTTTGCCACCATCGTAGGCAGCTTCTGGGCCTGGTGGGGGCGGAAGGGCAGAGAAACGAGTTCGCTCTTTAAAATGGCGGTAGGCATCATCATCACGGCCGTGGGCTTTCTGTTCATGGTAGGGGCCGTACGGCAATACGAAGCCCAGGGAGCCTCGGCCATGTACTGGCTGATGCTGGCCTATATGTTCCACACGTTAGGCGAGCTTTGCCTGTCGCCGGTGGCGCTGAGTTTCGTTACCAAGCTGTCGCCGCAGCGCTACGTAGCGTTTATGATGGGGGCGTATTTTGCCGCTACCGGACTGGGCAACAAGGTGGCAGGCTCGCTGGGAGAACTGTCGACAGAAGCCGGAGAATACGCCATCTTTCTGGGGATCTTCATCTTCTGCGTCATTTTCGGCCTTCTGATGATTGCCGTACTGAAGCCGCTGAAACGCCTCGCACACGGCGCGGAAGACTTGCAACCGTCGGTGGTAGGCGACAATGAAGGCTACGAAGTGGAAGAAACGCTACACCTCGAAGGCGACGGCGAGACCATCAGCTACGACGAACTGAAACGTAGCAAAAAATAA
- the lptE gene encoding LPS assembly lipoprotein LptE: MSRKVVWGALVWASWMLASCGVSYSFTGADIGNAKTISIQTFVDDVGTGPTNLAIRFSENLREFYQRNTSLSLVSDQPGDLQLDGAIVGYDLTPIAPQAGATESAALNRLTIRIEANYVNTLDDTKDFQSTFSAYEDFPQSQDLASVEQELIETITDRIILDIFNKSVANW; the protein is encoded by the coding sequence ATGTCTAGAAAGGTGGTCTGGGGCGCGTTGGTCTGGGCGAGCTGGATGCTTGCCTCTTGCGGAGTCAGTTACTCATTTACGGGCGCAGACATCGGCAACGCCAAAACCATTTCGATTCAGACGTTTGTGGACGACGTAGGCACGGGTCCGACCAACCTGGCCATCCGGTTTTCGGAGAACCTCCGGGAGTTCTACCAGCGGAACACCAGCCTGAGTCTGGTTTCCGATCAGCCTGGCGATTTGCAATTGGACGGCGCCATCGTGGGGTACGACCTGACCCCGATTGCCCCGCAGGCCGGAGCCACCGAAAGCGCCGCCCTGAACCGACTGACGATCCGCATTGAGGCCAACTACGTCAACACCCTGGACGATACCAAAGATTTTCAGTCGACCTTTTCCGCTTACGAAGATTTTCCGCAGAGCCAGGATCTGGCTTCCGTAGAACAGGAACTGATCGAAACCATTACGGATCGGATCATCCTGGACATCTTCAACAAGTCGGTGGCCAACTGGTAA
- the secG gene encoding preprotein translocase subunit SecG produces the protein MSILLSILIGLVIVLAVLLTLVVLAQNPKGGGLSSAFGGAGSSQLMGVKRTNDLLEKVTWGFAIAIMVLCISSGFIVNNSTPQADIPSSVNIERAGDLQAPALPEVGDSTAFGGGAEGSDVAPAESSDEGDTTNPF, from the coding sequence ATGTCGATTCTACTGAGTATTCTGATTGGCCTGGTTATCGTGTTGGCAGTGTTGTTGACGTTGGTCGTACTGGCCCAAAATCCCAAAGGAGGAGGTCTTTCGTCGGCGTTTGGTGGCGCGGGCTCCAGCCAACTGATGGGCGTGAAACGCACCAACGACCTGTTGGAGAAAGTCACATGGGGCTTTGCCATCGCCATTATGGTGCTGTGCATCAGTAGCGGCTTCATCGTGAACAACAGCACGCCACAAGCCGATATTCCCAGCAGCGTCAACATTGAGCGCGCCGGTGACCTGCAAGCCCCTGCCCTACCAGAAGTGGGTGACAGCACGGCATTCGGTGGCGGTGCGGAAGGCAGCGACGTAGCCCCGGCCGAATCGTCTGACGAAGGCGACACGACCAATCCATTCTAA
- a CDS encoding peptide MFS transporter yields the protein MDFTLTLLIFGWIFVAAWVPIVIATNRKTHPMALFVLFGAEMWERFSFYGMRALLTLYMSKVLFQAMEGAESRALGVYGSYTAMVYLFPVLGGLVADRIFGFRKAILWGGILMMLGHFTLALEGTLFEGSLFLFFFSLALIIVGNGYFKPNISSFLGDFYEKDDPRKDGAFTIFYMGVNIGSFLATLTCGYVGERINWHYGFGLAGIGMACGLLLFWICSRTQVLGDKGLVPPSVKERGPVVAGLRAPALVYIGSLMALPIVALMLNISNIVSGLLVVTTIGIIGYLVYEAVQLRRKARVMIASGGRPGAYLPEGEGTDEDTASPKAEGDRLLVVTVLFFFHAIFWALFEQAGGSLTLFTDKNVQRMLGGTEVPASIFQSLNPLFIMLLAPVFSWIWLRLRKRNAEPSTPMKFVLGLAQLGLGFVIIVSGAKLFATNAQVPMIFVVLMYLFHTMGELSLSPVGLSMITKLSPAKIVGFVMGAWFLSISLGNKIAGVIGQLTAAENLPDEASAYDTLALYSQTYLVWGVLVVLGAALVLLVLVPRLRKWMHGIH from the coding sequence ATGGACTTTACCCTGACCCTCCTCATCTTCGGCTGGATTTTCGTCGCTGCCTGGGTTCCCATCGTCATTGCCACCAACCGGAAAACCCACCCGATGGCGCTGTTTGTCTTGTTCGGGGCGGAGATGTGGGAGCGGTTCAGTTTCTACGGCATGCGTGCCCTGCTGACGCTTTACATGTCGAAGGTGCTGTTTCAGGCCATGGAAGGGGCCGAAAGCCGGGCATTGGGCGTGTACGGTTCCTACACGGCAATGGTCTACCTTTTTCCGGTGTTGGGCGGACTGGTGGCTGACCGCATCTTCGGCTTCCGGAAAGCGATCCTCTGGGGCGGCATCCTGATGATGCTGGGGCATTTTACGTTGGCGTTGGAGGGTACTTTGTTTGAGGGGAGCTTGTTTTTGTTCTTCTTTTCGCTGGCGCTCATCATCGTTGGTAACGGGTATTTCAAACCCAACATCTCCAGCTTTCTGGGCGATTTCTACGAAAAGGACGATCCGCGCAAAGACGGTGCGTTTACCATTTTTTACATGGGGGTGAACATCGGCTCGTTCCTCGCCACCCTCACGTGTGGGTATGTGGGCGAGCGCATCAACTGGCACTACGGCTTTGGGCTGGCAGGCATCGGGATGGCGTGCGGGCTGCTGCTTTTCTGGATCTGCAGCCGCACCCAGGTGCTAGGCGACAAAGGACTGGTACCGCCTTCGGTAAAGGAGCGCGGACCGGTGGTGGCGGGCTTGCGTGCGCCTGCGCTGGTCTATATCGGATCGCTTATGGCGCTGCCCATCGTCGCCCTGATGCTGAACATCAGCAACATTGTGTCGGGTCTCTTGGTGGTGACCACCATCGGCATCATTGGCTATCTGGTGTACGAAGCGGTGCAATTGCGTCGGAAAGCACGCGTCATGATCGCGTCGGGCGGACGACCGGGTGCGTACCTGCCGGAAGGCGAGGGGACGGACGAGGACACTGCATCACCAAAAGCGGAAGGCGACCGTTTGCTGGTGGTGACGGTTTTGTTTTTCTTCCACGCCATCTTCTGGGCGCTTTTTGAGCAGGCGGGCGGCTCGCTAACCCTCTTCACGGACAAGAACGTGCAGCGCATGCTGGGCGGGACCGAAGTACCGGCCTCAATTTTTCAGAGTCTGAACCCGCTGTTTATCATGCTGTTGGCTCCGGTTTTCTCCTGGATTTGGCTTCGGCTTCGCAAACGGAATGCAGAACCCTCCACACCGATGAAATTCGTGTTGGGGCTGGCACAATTGGGGCTGGGCTTCGTGATCATTGTGTCCGGTGCTAAATTGTTTGCGACCAACGCGCAGGTACCGATGATCTTCGTGGTGCTGATGTATCTGTTCCACACCATGGGTGAGCTGAGCCTGTCGCCGGTAGGACTCTCGATGATCACCAAACTTTCACCCGCCAAAATCGTGGGGTTTGTGATGGGAGCATGGTTTCTCTCCATTTCGCTGGGCAACAAGATTGCGGGCGTCATCGGGCAACTGACCGCCGCCGAAAATCTGCCGGACGAGGCCTCTGCCTACGATACGCTCGCGCTTTATTCGCAGACGTATCTGGTGTGGGGTGTGCTGGTGGTATTAGGGGCGGCACTGGTCCTGTTGGTGCTGGTGCCTCGCCTCCGCAAATGGATGCACGGCATCCATTAA
- a CDS encoding TerB family tellurite resistance protein — MSVELTPGWGPLHYLTYVYICVARADLRLVDSETNVILEKLRSFPTMKPHLTNELFEAVLYQQLSHTWDEVYAHVEHCCTQYLQEDSEKQAFLRDMEEIIEADGVVKSTEQEVFRVIRALLT; from the coding sequence ATGTCTGTAGAACTCACCCCGGGCTGGGGTCCCCTCCATTACCTGACGTACGTATACATCTGTGTGGCACGGGCCGATTTGCGTCTGGTCGACTCAGAAACCAACGTGATTCTCGAAAAATTGCGTTCGTTCCCGACCATGAAACCGCACCTGACCAACGAACTTTTCGAGGCGGTACTCTACCAGCAGCTCAGCCACACTTGGGATGAAGTGTACGCGCACGTAGAACACTGTTGCACGCAGTATTTGCAAGAAGACAGTGAGAAACAGGCGTTTCTGCGCGACATGGAGGAAATTATCGAGGCCGACGGCGTAGTAAAAAGCACCGAACAGGAAGTGTTCCGGGTGATCCGCGCGCTGCTGACCTAA
- a CDS encoding sigma-54 interaction domain-containing protein: MTQDEVQSVKLRFGIIGNSPQLNYAIQVAMQVAPTDMTVLITGESGSGKESFSKIIHQLSHRKHGQFIAINCGAIPEGTIDSELFGHEKGSFTGATEARKGYFEVTNGGTIFLDEIGEMPLGTQARLLRVLENGEFIRVGSSKVQKTDVRVVAATNVNLFDSVQKGRFREDLYYRLNTVPIFVPPLRERGEDVDLLFRKFAGDFAERYRVRPLRLNEDAKRELLRYRFPGNIRQLRNLVEQMSVLLMEREVDAETLRQYLPDQSYLPAQLPAPAKEAGASQDANFSERDLLYKVLFDMRKDITELKEVVYQVLNGNRSARDMIKDHPNLFHNLTDNDVQEEVIPSEPTTYYLDKYRNEPYERVEDITHEPEEESLSLEDKEKEMIIKALRKNNNKRKYAANDLGISERTLYRKIKQYEIENV, translated from the coding sequence ATTACGCAGGATGAAGTTCAGAGTGTCAAGCTCCGCTTCGGCATTATCGGCAACTCGCCGCAACTGAACTATGCCATTCAGGTGGCTATGCAGGTGGCACCCACCGACATGACCGTCCTGATTACGGGCGAAAGCGGCAGCGGGAAAGAATCTTTCTCTAAAATTATTCATCAACTCAGCCACCGCAAACACGGCCAGTTTATCGCCATCAACTGCGGGGCTATTCCCGAGGGCACCATCGATTCCGAACTGTTCGGACACGAAAAAGGCTCGTTTACCGGCGCCACCGAAGCCCGCAAAGGCTATTTTGAAGTCACCAACGGCGGGACCATCTTCCTCGACGAAATCGGTGAGATGCCGCTGGGCACGCAGGCGCGGCTGCTGCGCGTGCTGGAAAACGGCGAATTTATCCGGGTAGGGTCGTCCAAAGTACAGAAGACCGACGTGCGCGTAGTGGCAGCCACCAACGTGAACCTGTTCGACTCGGTACAAAAGGGGCGCTTCCGCGAAGATCTCTACTACCGCCTCAACACCGTACCGATTTTTGTGCCGCCGTTGCGCGAGCGCGGCGAGGACGTCGATCTGCTGTTTCGGAAGTTTGCCGGCGACTTTGCCGAACGCTACCGGGTGCGCCCCCTGCGCCTTAACGAAGACGCCAAACGCGAGCTCCTCCGCTACCGCTTTCCGGGCAACATCCGTCAGTTGCGGAACCTGGTAGAACAGATGTCGGTGCTGCTGATGGAGCGCGAAGTAGATGCCGAAACCCTGCGGCAGTACCTGCCCGATCAGTCGTACTTGCCCGCACAGCTCCCCGCTCCCGCCAAAGAGGCCGGTGCCTCGCAGGATGCCAACTTTTCGGAGCGCGATCTGCTCTACAAAGTGCTATTCGACATGCGAAAAGACATCACTGAGCTGAAAGAAGTAGTCTATCAAGTGCTGAACGGCAACCGCAGTGCGCGCGACATGATCAAAGATCATCCGAACCTTTTCCACAACCTGACGGACAACGACGTGCAGGAAGAGGTCATTCCGAGCGAACCGACCACGTACTACCTGGACAAGTACCGCAACGAGCCTTACGAACGCGTAGAAGACATTACGCACGAGCCGGAAGAAGAGTCGCTTTCGCTGGAAGACAAAGAAAAGGAGATGATCATCAAAGCCCTGCGGAAGAACAACAACAAGCGGAAATACGCCGCCAACGACCTCGGAATTTCGGAACGAACTTTGTACCGGAAAATCAAACAATACGAGATTGAGAATGTCTAG
- the groL gene encoding chaperonin GroEL (60 kDa chaperone family; promotes refolding of misfolded polypeptides especially under stressful conditions; forms two stacked rings of heptamers to form a barrel-shaped 14mer; ends can be capped by GroES; misfolded proteins enter the barrel where they are refolded when GroES binds), translating to MSKKIYFNSSAREKLKRGVDTLADAVKVTLGPKGRNVILDKKFGAPSITKDGVTVAKEIELKDPIENMGAQLVKEVASKTADSAGDGTTTATVLAQAIFQAGIKNVTAGANPMDLKRGIDKAVAVIVENLRKQSRSISNSNEITQVASISANSDQEIGSMIANAMDKVGKEGVITVEEARGTETEVKTVEGMQFDRGYLSPYFVTNTEKMEAELESPFILIYDKKVSSMKELLPVLEQVAQTGKPLVIISEDVEGEALATLVVNKIRGALKVAAVKAPGFGDRRKAMLEDIAILTGGTVISEERGYKLEQATLDYLGQAEKVIIDKDNTTIVNGSGSTEDIQGRVNQIKQQIENTTSDYDREKLQERLAKLSGGVAILYIGAATEVEMKEKKDRVDDALHATRAAVEEGIIPGGGVALIRALESLDSVSTYNEDEKIGVNIVRTALEAPLRTIVANAGAEGSVVVQRVREGKADFGYNARDDRFEEMYAAGIIDPTKVTRLALENAASIASLLLTTECVVADDPDEKEAAAPAAGMGGMGGMGGMM from the coding sequence ATGTCTAAGAAAATATATTTCAATTCGAGCGCCCGTGAGAAACTCAAAAGAGGAGTAGATACACTGGCCGATGCCGTGAAGGTCACCCTGGGTCCGAAAGGACGGAACGTCATCCTCGACAAAAAATTCGGGGCTCCTTCCATCACCAAAGACGGTGTGACGGTAGCGAAAGAAATCGAACTGAAAGACCCGATCGAAAACATGGGTGCTCAGTTGGTGAAAGAAGTAGCTTCTAAAACCGCTGACTCGGCTGGTGACGGAACCACCACCGCTACGGTGCTGGCCCAGGCCATCTTCCAGGCGGGTATCAAAAACGTAACCGCAGGTGCCAACCCGATGGACCTGAAGCGGGGCATCGACAAGGCCGTTGCGGTGATCGTAGAAAACCTTCGCAAGCAGTCGCGCAGCATTTCGAACTCCAACGAAATCACGCAGGTTGCATCGATCTCTGCCAACAGCGACCAGGAAATCGGTAGCATGATTGCCAACGCCATGGACAAAGTGGGCAAAGAGGGCGTCATCACCGTAGAAGAAGCGCGTGGCACAGAAACCGAAGTAAAAACGGTAGAAGGGATGCAGTTTGACCGCGGTTACCTGTCTCCTTACTTCGTGACCAACACGGAGAAAATGGAGGCTGAACTGGAATCACCGTTCATCCTGATCTACGACAAAAAAGTGTCGTCGATGAAAGAACTGCTGCCCGTCCTGGAGCAGGTAGCCCAAACCGGCAAGCCGCTGGTCATCATCTCTGAAGACGTAGAAGGCGAAGCCCTGGCTACGCTGGTCGTCAACAAAATCCGCGGTGCCCTGAAAGTGGCGGCCGTGAAAGCGCCCGGCTTCGGTGACCGCCGCAAAGCTATGCTGGAAGACATCGCGATCCTGACGGGTGGTACGGTGATCTCTGAAGAGCGCGGCTACAAACTGGAGCAGGCTACGCTTGATTACCTCGGTCAGGCCGAAAAAGTAATCATCGACAAAGACAACACGACGATCGTAAACGGATCGGGCTCTACGGAAGATATCCAAGGCCGTGTGAACCAGATCAAACAGCAGATCGAGAACACAACGTCTGACTACGATCGTGAGAAACTGCAGGAGCGTCTGGCCAAATTGTCAGGCGGTGTTGCCATCCTTTACATCGGTGCCGCTACCGAAGTAGAGATGAAAGAGAAAAAAGACCGTGTAGATGACGCCCTGCACGCTACCCGTGCTGCCGTAGAAGAAGGCATCATCCCCGGTGGTGGTGTGGCGCTGATCCGTGCGCTGGAGTCGCTGGATAGCGTATCTACTTACAACGAAGATGAGAAAATCGGTGTGAACATCGTTCGCACAGCGCTCGAAGCTCCGTTGCGTACGATCGTTGCCAACGCAGGTGCCGAAGGTTCTGTAGTGGTACAGCGCGTCCGCGAAGGCAAAGCCGATTTCGGTTACAACGCGCGTGACGACCGTTTCGAAGAGATGTATGCCGCTGGTATCATCGACCCGACCAAAGTAACGCGTCTGGCCCTGGAGAACGCCGCTTCGATTGCGTCGCTTCTGCTGACTACCGAATGTGTAGTTGCCGACGATCCGGACGAGAAAGAAGCTGCTGCACCTGCCGCGGGCATGGGAGGCATGGGCGGAATGGGTGGAATGATGTAA